One stretch of Arachis duranensis cultivar V14167 chromosome 1, aradu.V14167.gnm2.J7QH, whole genome shotgun sequence DNA includes these proteins:
- the LOC107489451 gene encoding uncharacterized protein LOC107489451 — MGELQPVRMHKPVYMHTKDSIMTAVAPMEIRVFSDLVNKARVVEGYAKTMAASKDTHGGSSSRGRGKYFHPKGQSFKRRGYAPQGQGGFRRNNQNQFQYAKGRGNQSGCFHCGLPSHIARDCTHGRNQNAGQSQHQGRVFAVDAKDASKADLLMRGICLFGYKTLIALYDTRASHFFISFAKVEELGLKVSELPFDLHVHTPHQTIMTRSGCRQVGFKLEGRDFVHDLICLPMVGLEMILGFDWLSKNRKECQGYILLTANASDDTQGLDKIPVVRDFSEVFPEDIPEFPPQREIEFAIELVPGAGPVSIAPYRMAPKELTELKVQLEKLLTKKFIRSSVSP, encoded by the exons ATGGGAGAATTGCagcctgtgcgtatgcacaaacCTGTGTACATGCACACCAAGGATAGCATTATGACTGCTGTGGCTCCTATGGAGATTCGTGTCTTCTCCGACTTGGTGAACAAAGCAAGGGTAGTAGAAGGCTATGCCAAGACCATGGCGGCATCCAAGGACACTCATGGAGGGAGCTCTAGTCGTGGGCGTGGCAAGTActtccatccaaaaggacaaagcttcAAAAGAAGAGGATATGCACCTCAAGGCCAAGGGGGCTTCAGAAGGAACAATCAGAATCAGTTTCAGTATGCTAAGGGGAGAGGAAATCAGAGTGGTTGCTTCCATTGTGGGTTACCTAGCCACATTGCGAGGGATTGCACTCATGGGAGGAATCAGAATGCGGGCCAGAGTCAACATCAAGGTCGAGTCTTTGCTGTAGATGCCAAGGATGCTTCCAAGGCGGATCTGTTGATGAGAGGTATTTGTTTATTTGGTTATAAGACTTTAATTGCATTATATGATACTAGAGCATCGCATTTTTTTATCTCGTTTGCTAAAGTTGAGGAACTAGGCTTGAAAGTGTCAGAGTTACCTTTTGATCTGCATGTACATACTCCACATCAGACAATTATGACTAGGTCAGGTTGTAGACAAGTAGGTTTCAAGCTTGAGGGTAGAGACTTTGTGCATGATTTGATATGTTTACCTATGGTTGGGTTGGAGATGATTTTGGGGTTCGATTGGCTGTCGAAGAATCGG AAAGAGTGTCAGGGTTACATCTTGTTAACTGCTAATGCTTCGGACGATACCCAAGGCTTAGACAAGATTCCGGTGGTTAGGGATTTTTCGGAGGTATTTCCGGAAGATATTCCTGAATTTCCACCTCAAAGAGAGATCGAGTTTGCGATTGAATTGGTGCCGGGAGCCGGACCAGTGTCGATTGCACCCTATAGGATGGCTCCGAAAGAACTGACCGAGTTAAAGGTTCAGTTGGAAAAACTTCTGACCAAGAAGTTCATTCGATCGAGTGTATCACCGTAG